A window from Triticum urartu cultivar G1812 unplaced genomic scaffold, Tu2.1 TuUngrouped_contig_9403, whole genome shotgun sequence encodes these proteins:
- the LOC125532220 gene encoding uncharacterized protein LOC125532220 translates to MTGRQMKLEAPVGYVGAAVLCAVRGCDHRACHEGPFRVVLIGLDMNEDDGDCVAHACVSSPVTPEWSKECSDSHFDGRSRACSDSRFDGWSKQCSGLYLLAGDPKIDALPPVLVDDALHFRLTDDDERVGILKYDLSSNCLSMIDVPLTRLAIVWPAILMALEDGSLGLAHLDGLTLYLWSRLIDSNGVASWTQHKVIDLNEVLPIQNPKKRISVIGSVEGHDIIFVNIDLGIYEINLKTLRWKKLWKREKFRSLIPYMSFYNRQERVRPCKTLTTYG, encoded by the exons ATGACAGGCCGCCAGATGAAGCTGGAAGCGCCCGTCGGCTATGTTGGCGCTGCGGTGCTCTGCGCTGTGAGGGGATGTGACCACCGTGCGTGTCATGAGGGCCCCTTCCGGGTTGTCCTCATCGGCCTGGACATGAATGAGGATGATGGTGATTGTGTTGCACACGCGTGCGTGTCCTCGCCGGTGACGCCCGAGTGGAGCAAGGAGTGCTCTGATTCTCATTTTGATGGGAGGAGCAGGGCGTGCTCTGATTCTCGTTTTGATGGCTGGAGCAAGCAGTGCTCTGGTCTTTATCTTCTCGCAGGCGATCCAAAAATCGATGCACTGCCTCCTGTCCTCGTTGATGACGCACTTCACTTCAGGCTTACAGATGACGATGAGCGTGTAGGAATTCTCAAGTACGACTTGAGCTCTAATTGCTTATCAATGATTGATGTGCCGCTTACGAGGTTGGCCATTGTCTGGCCCGCTATCCTCATGGCATTGGAGGATGGCAGCTTGGGGTTAGCACACTTGGACGGGTTAACCCTCTATCTATGGTCAAGACTGATAGATTCCAACGGAGTTGCGTCATGGACTCAGCATAAAGTCATCGATCTAAATGAAGTTCTCCCCATTCAAAATCCCAAGAAAAGAATTAGTGTTATTGGATCTGTCGAGGGCCATGATATCATTTTCGTGAACATAGATCTTGGCATCTACGAGATTAATTTGAAGACATTACGGTGGAAGAAGCTATGGAAGAGAGAAAAATTCCGTTCTTTGATTCCATACATGAGCTTCTACAATCGACAAG AAAGGGTGAGGCCCTGCAAGACATTGACAACGTATGGTTGA